Genomic window (Aethina tumida isolate Nest 87 chromosome 4, icAetTumi1.1, whole genome shotgun sequence):
CTACAAATCGGACGAAGGTTAATTTATACGAAAACGTAGATAAAAGAAGTGCCTAAGTATTATAGAAATTCGGTGGGATGTCACTAAGTATAAATTTGGAAACAGATCATCTActgatttaattgttatagatccatcatcaacaacaacacaacAACATGAAAGTGGTCAGTAGTGTGGTGTGTTAAGATTTTGTGTGGGATGTGACTTATTGTTTCTTCTAActgatttaaatactaatctaATCTGGATCTTTaaagtcatttatttaaatccgaACATTCACTTTCTCTTCTTCtagtatttttagaaatttgtaattaacaattatttaatacaggtAATTGCTTTGTTCGCCCTTCTTGCTGTGGCTTCAGCCACCCCAATCAACCCAGAAGCCTCCGCAGTGGTTGTGCGCAGCGATCTCGACAACATCGGAGTCGGTCCCTTCAGATATGCGTAAGTTACCTCGGTTTGTCTGTGTGAGCTGATAATAGAGATATTTTTGTCTACAGCTACGAAACCAGCAATGGAATCGCAGCTGAAGAACAAGGACAAATCATTAACGCCAACACTGATGCCGAGTCGATTGCTGTTCGTGGTCAGTTTCAGTATGTAGGACCTGATGGTGTTTTGTACCGTGTTACCTACATCGCCGACGAAAACGGTTTTCAACCACAAGGTGCCCATTTGCCAGTGGCcccacaataaattaatttaataaaaatataaaaaactatacattattttatttaacatcagAAGAAGACTTatgaaagttattaataattaatttagtggaAGTAATCCTTAAATCAACATGAAGCTGAAGAACAAAGTCAAATCAACAACTCCAACACTGATGCCGAGTCGATTACAGTTCGTGGTCAGTTTCAGTATGAAGGACCTGATGATGTTTTGTACCATATTCCTAGATCGCCGAAGAAAACGGTTTCCAACTACAAGATGCCCATTTGGTAGTTGccctacaataaattaatttaataaaaatataaaaaactagacattattttatttaacatcagAAGAAGACTCatgaaagttattaataataactttagtGTAATTAATCCTTAAATCAACATGAAGCTGAAGAACGAAATCAAATCAACAACTCCAACACTGACGCCGAATCATTTACAGTTCGTGGTCAGTTTCAGTATGAAGGACCTGATGATGTTTCGTACCATATTACCTACATCGCCGAAGAAAACGGTTTCCAACCACAAGATGCCCATTTGGTAGTTgccctaaaataaattaatttaataaaaatataaaaagctagacattattttatttaacatcagAAGACTTatgaaagttattaataattactttagtgGAATTAATCCTTAAATCAACATGAAGCTGAAGGACTCAAATCAACAACTCCAACACTGATGCCGAATCGATTGCAGTTTGTGGTCAGTTTCAGTTTGAAGGACCTGATGATGTTTTGTATCATATTACCTACATCACCCAAAAAAACGGTTTCCAATCACAAGATGCCCATTTGCTAGTGGctcacaataaattaatttaataaaaatataaaaaactagacattattttatttaacatcagAAGAAGACtcataaaagttattaataattactttggTGTATTAATCCTTAAATCAACATGTAGCTGAAGAACGAAGTCAAATCAACAACTCCAACACTGATGCCGAATTGTTTACAGTTCGTGGTCAGTTTCAATATGAAGGACCTGATGATGTTTTGTACCATATTACCTACATCGCCGAAGAAAACGGTTTCCAACCACAAGATGCTCATTTGGTAGTTccctacaataaattaatttaataaaaatataaaaaactatacattattttatttaacatcagAAGAAGACTTAtcaaagttattaataattacttcaGTGGAATTAATCTATAAATCAACATGAAACTGAagaacaaaatcaaataaacaacTCCAACACTGGTGCCGAATCGATTACAGTCCGTGGTCAGTTTCAATATGAAGGACCTGATGATGTTTTGTACCATATTACCTACATTGCCGAAGAAAACGGTTTCCAACCACAAGATGCTCATTTGGTAGTTccctacaataaattaatttaataaaaatataaaaaactatacattattttatttaacatcagAAGAAGACTTAtcaaagttattaataattacttcaGTGGAATTAATCCTTAAATCAATATGAAACTGAAGAACAAAGTCAAATCAACAACTCCAACACTGATGCAGAATCGATTACAGTTCGTGGTCAGTTTCAGTATGAAGGACCTGATGATGTTTTGTACCATATTACCTACATCGCCAAATACAAGATGCCCATTTGGTAGATGCCCCATTTACtagttactaaaaaataaattaacttaataaaaatataaatgttttgtttaatatcaaAAGAGAACTGatgaaagttattaataattactttagtaGTATTAATCCTTAAATCAACATGGAACCAATGATGTAATTGCgcttaatcaatattaatattgaaagtgATTGTGCCGTAATACATTAACATTAACGATGAAATTCTATCCAGTAttcattgattgatttttatctTTGGACAGATGACATTTCGTCTAAGTAGTTAGCAAGATGTTAAAAGTAATGTAACGGGCAaaggttaatttatttaaaatatattgtaattaataaaatgtataatactgataaaaatttaaatttaagtttacacctgttttatttaagtatgaaCATATccggtaaaattttatatgaataatacaaaataataaatatttacaaactaaattatgCAATATTGATCACGattttgtatacaaattaaaattgttttttatgtaattatttaaagtaattaaaataattttcaatttattaagttatttatttacaattgccgtttttaatattcagatttatcttaaattttgtgtcctaaactaatttatctaaatacataataaatttattagaaagcaATCTAATTTAAGTATCTTTGTAGTTTTTTAGttccacaattttaaatacgaataactacatttaaagttgtataaacaaattaattaaatgtattgtaataaattgatcACGATTTTgtacacatattaaaattgttttttatgtaattattcaaatattttaacatacataCTTTGTTGTTAAATGCCTAATTTAGATgacactaaataataataaatacctaatgcttattaataaattttcatcagttcaat
Coding sequences:
- the LOC109600980 gene encoding flexible cuticle protein 12, whose product is MKVVIALFALLAVASATPINPEASAVVVRSDLDNIGVGPFRYAYETSNGIAAEEQGQIINANTDAESIAVRGQFQYVGPDGVLYRVTYIADENGFQPQGAHLPVAPQ